The Cyanobium sp. Tous-M-B4 DNA window GCTGGTTGGTTGCAGCCAGCACGATCACCGGCTTGTCCTGGCCGGCAAAGCCATCCATCTCCGTGAGCAGTTGGTTGAGGGTCTGCTCGCGTTCGTCGTTGCCGCCCACCACACCCATCGAGCCCGAACGGCTCTTACCGATGGCATCGAGCTCGTCGATAAAGATGATGCAAGGCGCTTTTTTCTTGGCTTCTTCGAATAGGTCGCGCACTCGCGCAGCGCCAGCACCCACGAACAGCTCCACGAATTCGGAGCCGGAAATGATGAAGAAGGCCACGCCTGCTTCACCTGCAACGGCCTTGGAGAGCAGGGTTTTGCCCGTGCCGGGAGGGCCTACCAGCAGCACACCTTTGGGAATGCGGGCGCCGATGGCGGCGTAGCGCTCGGGTTTTTTGAGGAAGTCAACGATCTCTGCCAGCTCGGCTTTGGCTTCATCCACGCCAGCTACGTCGGCAAAGGTGACCCGCGATTCCTCATCGGGCACGTAAACCTTGGCTTTGCTCTTGGTGAAGCTCAAAGCTCCCTGGGCGCCACCGCCCATCTGGCGGCGGGCGAAAAACTGCAGCACCAGGATGAAGATCAGCGGCGGCACCACCCAGCTCAAGGCGGTGGTGAAGAAGCTGGGCTTCTGGGGGGGCGCGGCGGCGAACTCAACCCCGTGCGACTCGAGCCGCTGAGGCAGATCCATGTCGAAGATCGGCGTGGTGGAGAGCACCGTGGGAGCACCCTCCTCTTCGGGCTCCTTTAGCTCGTAGCGGATCTGGTCTGAGGTGATGTAGGCCCGTTTGACGTTGCTGCCGTTCACCTGATCGATGAACAGGGAGTAGGGCACCCGCGGCACCTGGGCGGCTGGATTGGGCAGGAAGTTGCTGAACAGCAGCAGCACACCAAAACCGATCAACACCAGGTTGATGATTCCGAAGCGGCGGTTAGGGCGGTTGTCGTCCTGGCGGATCGCCATGGTGCGGCAGCCAAAGGTGCACCCAAACTAGGGCTGTGGTCCCCTGGTCGTTTCGGCGGCGGGTCGGGAGAACCGTACGAGGACCCATTCCAGCTATGTGTGGTCGCTATTCCCTCTGCGCTGGCTTCGATCGCCTGCAGCCCCGCTTGCAGGGCCCCCTGCCGCCCGGTCTGGCGGCCCACTACGCGCCGCGCTTGCAAGTGCTTCCCGGCGAACCCCTGCTGATCCAGCGCCAGGAAAATGGCCAGCTGCAGGTGGGGCTAGCCCTTTGGGGGCTGCTGCCCGACTGGGTCAAGGATCCCGCCATCGCCCACCGCTGCTTGCATGCCCGCGCCGAGACGGTGGCCTTCAAGCCCAGCTTTCGCGCCGCCTGGCGCCATCGCCGATGTTTGATTCCTGCTGATGCTTTTTGGGAGCAGGGCCAGTGGCTGCGGCGCCGCGATGGCGATCTGTTTTGGCTTGCCGGCCTCTGGGAGCGCTGGATCGGCCCCGATGGCAGCGAGCTCGACAGCTGCTGCGTGCTCACCACCGCCCCCAATGCTCTGATAGCGCCAATCCACCGGCGTATGCCGGTGGTGATTCCCAACGGCCTGGAGCAGGCCTGGCTTGAGCCCACCGATGGCCATGGCCTGCGGGCCCTCGAACCGCTGCTGCTGCCCTGGGATGGCGGCGACTGGCAGGCCGATGGGGCAGCGATGGCGCTAGACCAACCGCAGTTGGAACTGGACCTGTGAGCCTCGAGCGCCTCGATGCCTTTTTGGCGCATGCCCGCCAATCGCCTCAGCTGGCGACCCAGCTGGCGGAGCCCTTGGAGCTGCAGGACTTTCTGGAGCTGGCCCGCGGCGCTGGCTATGCCCTTGAGGAGGCTGATGTGATCGCCGCGCAGCAGCGGCAGGAGTCCAGCCTCAGCGATGCGGAGCTCCAGGAGCGGGCTGGCGCTGAAGGCCGGCGGTTGCGCAATTTCATCTACTCCTGATGGCAGCCCCTGAGCTGGTAGGCGCCTACCCCCGCCCCCCGGCCCTGGTTGAGAGCAGCCAGCTGGTGCGGGTTGAGGCCCTTGGCCAGCTTCTGGCCGAGAGCCGCCGCAGTTTGCGGGTGCTGGAAACCTTTCACCCACCCACCTACTACTTGCCGCCTGAGGCGGTGCGCCAGGAGCTGCTTGTGGCCAGTAGCGGCGCCAGTTTTTGCGAGTGGAAGGGGGTGGCGCGCTACTTCGATGTGGTGCTGGATGGCGGTGGCCAGGCCGAGCGCCGGCTGCGGCGGGCGGTGTGGACCTACCCCGAACCCACCGAGGCCTTTGCTGCTTTGGCCGGTTGGTTTGCGGTGTACCCGGCCTTGATGGACGGTTGCTGGCTGGATGGTGAACTCGTGCGGCCCCAGCCAGGCGGCTTCTACGGCGGCTGGATCACATCCCATGTGCAGGGGCCATTCAAGGGTGATCCCTTGCATCCGGAGCTCGTATGAGCAGCCTGGTGGGGAAGGGCATCGAGCCACCGGCCTGCTCCACCACCTCGCCGATCAACAGCAGGGCTTGCTGCCGCAGGGCCCAGGCAGCGTGGATATCGCTGCTGGCCGCGTAGCAGAGCAGGCGCAGCTGGAGGCTGGACTCGCCGTAGCCCACGAAGTGGGCTAGCTGATCCTTGGCCGGGTCTAGGCCGGGCAAGCTTGAGAGGCGCTGCTCCAGGTTTTGGGTGATCTTGGCGACGCGCTCCCGGTCTGCGTAGCTGAGGCCAAATTCGATCCAGATGCGGCGGTTGTCGATCTGGGCCAGGTTCAGGATTGCTTGGCTGGTGAACACCCCATTAGGCACGTAAATGCGCTGGCGTTCCGGATCGCGTAGCTCGGTGTAAAACCAGCCCACCTGCTCCACCGTGCCAAGCAAATTCAGGCCAGGCAGGTTGATGGTGTCGCCGAGCACGAAGGGGCGGTTGATGTAGAGGCTCAAGCCACTGAGGCCGTTTTCCACGATGGTGCGGGCGCCGAAGCCCAGGGCAGCTGCTCCAAACCCCCCTGCGGTGATCAGCACTCCCGCCGATACACCCAGCAGATCTAGGCCCATGACCAGCACCACCAGCAGGGCTGCTGTGGTCAGCAGCTTGTCGAGCACGTCGAATAGGAACAGCTGATCCTTGCTGGAGAGATGCGGTAGCAACTGGGCGGCGTAGTGCTCGGTGCGCTGTTTGAGTTCGCCGCGCCAGCGCAGCAGGGTCCAAATCACGCCGATGGTGAGCAGCAGATTGCGCACCTCCAGGCCCGCCAGCCACCAGCCCGCACTGCTGAGCAACACCGTGCCCGCCAGGCTGACTCGCCCGCTCAGTAGCAGGGCTTGCCCCAGGGAGCCGCTGCGGCAGCGCCTGCCGAGCCGGTCGAGCAGCAGCCAGGTGCCTAGGGCCAGCAACACTCCCGCCAGGGGAAGCTGCAGATCGAAGGGCAGTTTTGCGGCGATCATGGCTCCAGCTCTGCAGGTGAGCTGAGTTGCCAGAGCAGATCGCTGCCCAGGCGCTGGGGCGCTTGCGCCTGCCAGCTCCGCACCTGGGCCATAGCTGTGAAACCCAGCTCACCAAGGGGGGTGCGGGCCGGCTGGCCGCCCATCAGCTTCGGGGCGATCACGGCGGCCAGCTCCTGCACGCAGCCCTCGGCTAAAGCGGCGGCGGCCAGTTCGGGGCCGCATTCCCAGAGCACCTGGTTGCAGCCCCGCAGCGCCAAGGCCTCCAGCAGCAGTCGGGGGCTGCAGCCCTCGAGCTCCAGTCTGGGCACGCCCCGTTTATCCAGGGCGGCTGCGGCCGCGGCTGGAGCCTCTGGCCCATGCACCACCAGGGTGGCGGCGGCGCTCTGATCCCAGAGCTTGGCCTCGGCGGGGAGCTCCAGGCGGCGGCTGAGCACCACCCGCAGCGGCTCGGGTTGACGTTGGCCGCGGCTGGTGAGCAGGGGGTCGTCGGCGCGCACGGTGCCGCCGCCGACGATCACCGCATCGCAGCCGGCCCGCAGCTGGTGCACCCAAGCGCGGGCCTCGGGGCCACTGATCCACTGGCTGGCGCCGTTGCTCAGGGCGGTGCGGCCGTCGATTCCCATGGCCCACTTGAGGATGCCCAAGGGGCGGCCGCTGCTGATGCGGTGAATGAAGGCTCGGTTGAGGCAGCGGGCCTCGGCCTCGGCTACGCCGGTGATCACCTCGATGGCCGCGGCCCTCAGCTGGGCTAGGCCGCCCCCCGCCACTTGGGGGTTGGGATCGGCCATGGCCACCACCACCCGGGCGATGCCGGCGGCGATCACCGCCTGGCTGCAGGGGGGGGTGCGGCCGTGGTGGCAGCAGGGCTCCAGGGTTACCACCAGGGTGCCGCCGCGGGCCCGCTCGCCCGCCTGGGCCAGGGCGCCCACCTCGGCGTGGGGCTCGCCTGCCCGGGCGTGATAGCCCTCCCCCACCAGCGAGCCGCCGGCATCGAGCACCACCGCTCCCACCAGCGGGTTGGGGCTGGTGCGGCCGGCGCCCAGCTCAGCTAGCTGCAGGGCCCGTTGCATCCAGGGAAGCCAGGGCGCCGTGGAGTGCATCACTGGCTCATCCAGCAGCGCTGGGCAGGCTGCGCCATTCCGCCACCACAAATGGCGGCACCGGCAGCTCCACAAATACCCCCGGCAGCACCAGGCGCAGGGGCCGGTCTTGGTGCAGGTCGGCCAGCAGGGGAGCTAGATCAAACTCGGCGGCGGCGGCGCGGCCATCACCCGCTAGCTGGGGATTGGCCATGGTCACATCGGCCAGCTCCCAGCTGAAGTGACCGCTGCGCACCTGTAGGGAGGTGGGGTGGTCTAGCCGCACCTTGCCGGGATAGCCCACGATGCGCAGCTTCAGGGGGCCGCCCGGGGTACCTTCGCGGTAAGCGACCACCTGCCAGCTCTGGTAGTCGAGGTCGCGCAGGCTCTCGAGGCTGCGCACCACCGGGGTGCCGTTTTCGTCGTTGTGGGCGTGCACCAGGGCCTGGGCCGGGGTGGGCAGGCTCAGCCAGAGCCCTAGCGCCAGCAAGGGGGCCAGCAGCAGGGAAAGCAGGCGTTTCATGGTTGGCGCTCAGCGCCTGGAATCCCTTGCCAGTTGGTGTGGGTAGCCCAAAGGGCCCAGATCGCCATGGCGCGCAAGTAGTGGCAGGCCCGGAAGGTGTTCACGCCAGTGATCGCCTCGGGGGTGCGGAACTGCAGGCCGCCGCTATACACCTGCTCCACTACGGCGCCGGTGATGGCAAAGGCCGTGCTGGTTTCTCCCATTAGGCGGTAGTAGGCCGCCAGGCCGAAGTTGATGCCGGTCCACACCTCAAGGGGATGGGTGCCGTTGGGATCGAGCGGGGTGCCGTCGCGGCGCAGGCCGTTGGCTACCCCGAGCTTGCCGCCCTGGAAGCCCTCAAAGCACGACTCTTTAATCGCTTTAAGCGCACTGCTGGCGCGCTCATCAGCCACCACGGAGGGCAGTCCCAGCAGGCGGGCGTAGAAGTCGCCGCAGAGCTGGTCTGCCATCACCACCGGCGTGCCGCTCTCGGCATCGATTTTGTAAAACTCGCCGTTCCACAGCAGCAGATCGAAGTTGGCGCGCGACTGCTCCAGCCAGCCGCCCAGTAGGCGCTGTTCGCCACTGGTGTCTAGCCCTAGCTCCAGTTGCAGCTGCTGGGCGATCGCCAGCCCCGCCTCCAGGGCGGCGATCCAGAGGGCGCCGCAGTAGGCGCTGACGCCCTTGAGCGGCCAGTCGTCGAAGGTTTGGTCGGGGGCGCCGCCGTTGTCGGGCAGGCCGTCGTTGTTTACATCGAAGGTTTTGAGGTAGGTGAGGGCCTGGATAGCTGCCGGCCAGCACTCGGCCAGGAAGCCAAGGTCTGGGCCGCTGGGGGCGAGCTTGTAGGTGCGCCACACCTGCAGCACATAGTCGCTGGCTAGGTCTTTCCAGAGATTGCAGTCTTGGTAGGCGGTGTAATTGGTGGCCTCAAACGGCCGCTCGTTGGGGGCACCCAGATCGTGGGGGGTGGCACCGGCCAGTTTGCGGGCGGCCTCCACCCGGCCCTTGCCCTGGGTGAAATACCAGCCGATCGGCCGCAGGGTGGCATCGGCAGCGGGGATGGCGCGGGCGAAGCTGCGCAGCACGGCCTTGTCGAGCTCGGGCCAGAGCTGCAGCAGGGCAAAGGAGCCGTAAAGCCGCACGTCCAGGCTTTCGTACCAGGCGTAGTCGAGGCACTCGAGCACGCCAAACTGACCCACCGGATCGCCTGCAGCAGCGGCGGTCCAGAGGCTGCCGCCACTTGCTAGGTCGTAGAGCTCGTTGAACAGGGCCATCCGCAGCGGTTCGGGCAGATCGCTGCGCTCCAGCACCGGTTTTTGCCAGGCCTCGATCTGACTGCGCCAGTCGCGCCAGTCGCGCAGAGCCTCGGCGGCGATGGCGGCGGCGCTGGTGCCGCTGCTGCCGCCGGCCTCTCCGCCAAAAAAATCGGTGTAGCGGCGCAGGGCGCGGCTGCCGGTGGCGAAGGCCGTGACCGGCAGGTCCCAGCTGATTACCAGGGGGATTTCGATGCTGGCTCCCGGCTCAAGACAGCACTTCACCGCCAGGGCGGCGCTGGCAGGGTCGCTATCGCCACTGCGGCGGTCGTTGTTGCTGTCGGGGATCGAGCCGTCGCGGGCGAAGGGTTCCCACAGCTCAGCGCCACTGCCGCTGGGATCCCAACGGCTGCAGCGCTGCACCTCCAGGTGGTCGGCGGTGGCGATGCACCACTGGCCCTGGCCCTCGGCGAGGGGGGTGGCGCGCTCACCATCAAGCAGCACCCCCTTGAGCCCCGGTTGCTCCACCCAGGTGTTGCGGTGGCCCTTGCTGCGGCCGATCGCGGGCACATAGTTGTGCTCTGGGCTGCCGTCGTCTCGAAACTCGACTGCTGCTGTGGGGTCTGTGTTGGTGAACCAGCCCGTGGTGTTGCGCCAGCTGAGCAGCAGGGAGAGGTCGAGGGGCCGGTTGGTGGGGTTGGTGAGGGTCCAGACGAACACCGCCACCGGGTAACTGGTGCGCTGGTAGTCGCCCGGCAGGATCGGACTGAAGGCTTCGCAGCACACTTCGGCGGCAAAAATGCCCTCGTATTCGGTGCTGCTGATCGGGTAGCGGGCGGCGTAGGTGCCGGTGCGCCGCTTGGCGCTGCTGGCGGGATACCAGCTCCAGGCGCTCAGGGGTTCGCCGGCTGCGGGCCTGGAGGCATCGGCCTCAGGCTTCACCGCCAGGGCATGGGCGCGGCTCTGGTCGCCGTCGGTTTCAAACAGGGCGAACTGGCAGTCGGGCAAGTTGCCAAACCAATGCTCGCCGCCATCGAGGTGCCAGAGGTTGAAGGAGCCATCGGGGGCGCGGCCGATGCAGCCGGCGCCGAAGCCCCCTAAGGGCATGCCGTGGTTGGGGCCGTCGTCGAGGTTGCTGGCGTAGCGCACCGTGTAGGGCTGCTCCCAACCCAGGCCAAAGGCCCGGCTCCAGCTACTGCTGCCAGCGGTGGGAGCCCCGTTGCCCTTCAGCAGCGATGTGAGGGCTGAAAGGCCGAAGCGCGCCATGGGGCCAGAAAAGGTGCGCCCAGCTTGTCAGAGGTCGTTGGCGGGTGGGACTGGGCTTCCTGCCGGGGCTCAAACGGAAGTGGTGTGTGCAGAAGATGGCTGGAAGAAGCGGCGTTCGCAGGCTTCCAAAAAACTTTGAATGAAAACAGAAGGTGGCAGAGGTAGCTGTGCTTGAGTTGCAGCCTAAATTGTTTTTATGGGGCGCTCAAGTGGTCTTATTTTCACGCACAATAATGGGTTGAGGCTGTTTAATTCAATAAGGTGATATTGCTTCTTTCCTTGTGATTTTCCTGTTAATCAGTCGAGCTTCTGACCTGGGCCAAAGGGGCGAGTCTGATGGGGGTCAGATGATGCTTAGATCAGTGAGGCGACCCATGAAGCCAGTGATCTCGATGATCGAATCAGAGCTGCTGCTGAAGCCTGCTTGGTCATTGTTGAGCGCCACGAAGGTGCGGGTCGAGGCACCGCTACCGAGAGTGAAGGTGGCTGCCTGATTGGCCTTGAAGGTTACATTCGTAAGCACCTGACTTATGACATTTTGATTGAGGCGACTAACACTACCTAGTTGGCGCATATTGCCTTTGGAGACCGCTGTGGGGCCATCAAGGCGGTCGGTGCCGATCCTGAAATCAGTGATCCGATCAAATCCGCTCAGCAGAGACTGATTCAGGGCCGAATAGCGGAAGGTGTCGGTACCGCTCGCTCCCGTGAGCCTGTCAGCTCCGGCACCACCAATGATGATGTCATTGCCAGCACCTCCATTGATCGTGTCGTTGCCTGCGCCACCATTCAGGGTGTCGTTGCCTGCGCCACCGTTCAGGGTGACTGCCACATTGGCGGCAGTTTCGATACCGGCAGCGGTGACAGCGGTTTGGATGGCCGGTGCAGCACCGGTGATCAGGTCCACTGCTGTGGCGTTGACGGTGACAGTTGTCTTGCTGTCGAGGGTGTTCAGAGCAGCCGCATCAGCCTCAGTGTCATCCACCGTGACGGAGAAGGCATTGTTGGTTTCCCCGATCAGGCCACCGAGTGTGTCGAGGTCGGTTTCGGTTATTGGTGCTGTTACAACACCGGTGGTCTCTTGAGCGATCGCATTGGCTTGGTCCACGGTGGCCGAGCCGGAGGAGACGGTGGCGGCCACATCAGGAGCGGTGTTAATGCCAGGCGCTGTGATGGCGGTTTCGATGGGTGGTGCGGTGCCGTTGATTTCGCCGACCTGAGTTGCATCAACAGTGACTGTGGTTTTGCTGTCGAGGGTGTTCAGAGCAGCAGCATCGGCCGATGAATCAGTAACTGTGACGGAGAAGGCATTGTTGGTTTCCCCGATCAGGCCACCGAGTGTGTCGAGGTCGGTTTCGGTGATTGGTGCTGTTACAAC harbors:
- the ftsH gene encoding ATP-dependent zinc metalloprotease FtsH, whose translation is MAIRQDDNRPNRRFGIINLVLIGFGVLLLFSNFLPNPAAQVPRVPYSLFIDQVNGSNVKRAYITSDQIRYELKEPEEEGAPTVLSTTPIFDMDLPQRLESHGVEFAAAPPQKPSFFTTALSWVVPPLIFILVLQFFARRQMGGGAQGALSFTKSKAKVYVPDEESRVTFADVAGVDEAKAELAEIVDFLKKPERYAAIGARIPKGVLLVGPPGTGKTLLSKAVAGEAGVAFFIISGSEFVELFVGAGAARVRDLFEEAKKKAPCIIFIDELDAIGKSRSGSMGVVGGNDEREQTLNQLLTEMDGFAGQDKPVIVLAATNQPETLDAALLRPGRFDRQVLVDRPDLSGRKLILEIYAKKVKLSSAVDLDKIAQATSGFAGADLANLVNEAALLAARSYRTEVEQGDLNEAIERVVAGLEKKSRVLQPDEKKVVAYHEVGHAIVGHLMPGGSKVAKISIVPRGMSALGYTLQLPTEERFLNSKEDLEGQIATLLGGRSAEEVVFGEVTTGAANDLQRATDIAEQMVGTFGMSETLGPLAYDKQGGSRFLGGNNNPRRVVSDATAQAIDKEVRSLVDNAHNKALAILNHNRGLLESISEKILEKEVIEGDDLKELLASSVMP
- a CDS encoding SOS response-associated peptidase — translated: MCGRYSLCAGFDRLQPRLQGPLPPGLAAHYAPRLQVLPGEPLLIQRQENGQLQVGLALWGLLPDWVKDPAIAHRCLHARAETVAFKPSFRAAWRHRRCLIPADAFWEQGQWLRRRDGDLFWLAGLWERWIGPDGSELDSCCVLTTAPNALIAPIHRRMPVVIPNGLEQAWLEPTDGHGLRALEPLLLPWDGGDWQADGAAMALDQPQLELDL
- a CDS encoding Nif11-like leader peptide family RiPP precursor gives rise to the protein MSLERLDAFLAHARQSPQLATQLAEPLELQDFLELARGAGYALEEADVIAAQQRQESSLSDAELQERAGAEGRRLRNFIYS
- a CDS encoding DUF427 domain-containing protein, with translation MAAPELVGAYPRPPALVESSQLVRVEALGQLLAESRRSLRVLETFHPPTYYLPPEAVRQELLVASSGASFCEWKGVARYFDVVLDGGGQAERRLRRAVWTYPEPTEAFAALAGWFAVYPALMDGCWLDGELVRPQPGGFYGGWITSHVQGPFKGDPLHPELV
- a CDS encoding mechanosensitive ion channel family protein: MIAAKLPFDLQLPLAGVLLALGTWLLLDRLGRRCRSGSLGQALLLSGRVSLAGTVLLSSAGWWLAGLEVRNLLLTIGVIWTLLRWRGELKQRTEHYAAQLLPHLSSKDQLFLFDVLDKLLTTAALLVVLVMGLDLLGVSAGVLITAGGFGAAALGFGARTIVENGLSGLSLYINRPFVLGDTINLPGLNLLGTVEQVGWFYTELRDPERQRIYVPNGVFTSQAILNLAQIDNRRIWIEFGLSYADRERVAKITQNLEQRLSSLPGLDPAKDQLAHFVGYGESSLQLRLLCYAASSDIHAAWALRQQALLLIGEVVEQAGGSMPFPTRLLIRAPDARDHP
- the ribD gene encoding bifunctional diaminohydroxyphosphoribosylaminopyrimidine deaminase/5-amino-6-(5-phosphoribosylamino)uracil reductase RibD; the protein is MHSTAPWLPWMQRALQLAELGAGRTSPNPLVGAVVLDAGGSLVGEGYHARAGEPHAEVGALAQAGERARGGTLVVTLEPCCHHGRTPPCSQAVIAAGIARVVVAMADPNPQVAGGGLAQLRAAAIEVITGVAEAEARCLNRAFIHRISSGRPLGILKWAMGIDGRTALSNGASQWISGPEARAWVHQLRAGCDAVIVGGGTVRADDPLLTSRGQRQPEPLRVVLSRRLELPAEAKLWDQSAAATLVVHGPEAPAAAAAALDKRGVPRLELEGCSPRLLLEALALRGCNQVLWECGPELAAAALAEGCVQELAAVIAPKLMGGQPARTPLGELGFTAMAQVRSWQAQAPQRLGSDLLWQLSSPAELEP
- a CDS encoding DUF3122 domain-containing protein, yielding MKRLLSLLLAPLLALGLWLSLPTPAQALVHAHNDENGTPVVRSLESLRDLDYQSWQVVAYREGTPGGPLKLRIVGYPGKVRLDHPTSLQVRSGHFSWELADVTMANPQLAGDGRAAAAEFDLAPLLADLHQDRPLRLVLPGVFVELPVPPFVVAEWRSLPSAAG
- a CDS encoding GH116 family glycosyl hydrolase is translated as MARFGLSALTSLLKGNGAPTAGSSSWSRAFGLGWEQPYTVRYASNLDDGPNHGMPLGGFGAGCIGRAPDGSFNLWHLDGGEHWFGNLPDCQFALFETDGDQSRAHALAVKPEADASRPAAGEPLSAWSWYPASSAKRRTGTYAARYPISSTEYEGIFAAEVCCEAFSPILPGDYQRTSYPVAVFVWTLTNPTNRPLDLSLLLSWRNTTGWFTNTDPTAAVEFRDDGSPEHNYVPAIGRSKGHRNTWVEQPGLKGVLLDGERATPLAEGQGQWCIATADHLEVQRCSRWDPSGSGAELWEPFARDGSIPDSNNDRRSGDSDPASAALAVKCCLEPGASIEIPLVISWDLPVTAFATGSRALRRYTDFFGGEAGGSSGTSAAAIAAEALRDWRDWRSQIEAWQKPVLERSDLPEPLRMALFNELYDLASGGSLWTAAAAGDPVGQFGVLECLDYAWYESLDVRLYGSFALLQLWPELDKAVLRSFARAIPAADATLRPIGWYFTQGKGRVEAARKLAGATPHDLGAPNERPFEATNYTAYQDCNLWKDLASDYVLQVWRTYKLAPSGPDLGFLAECWPAAIQALTYLKTFDVNNDGLPDNGGAPDQTFDDWPLKGVSAYCGALWIAALEAGLAIAQQLQLELGLDTSGEQRLLGGWLEQSRANFDLLLWNGEFYKIDAESGTPVVMADQLCGDFYARLLGLPSVVADERASSALKAIKESCFEGFQGGKLGVANGLRRDGTPLDPNGTHPLEVWTGINFGLAAYYRLMGETSTAFAITGAVVEQVYSGGLQFRTPEAITGVNTFRACHYLRAMAIWALWATHTNWQGIPGAERQP